In Haloarcula hispanica ATCC 33960, one DNA window encodes the following:
- a CDS encoding NADH-quinone oxidoreductase subunit B, producing MSSDRRNVDDAQSDERICCGRNTDARFNSTLREVLGSSPFILTKFDAFMNWVRGSSMFVLQFGIACCTIEMMGTLATKHDLDRFAAGVPRASPRQADLIIVPGTIVSKFAPRMKRVYDQMPEPKFVVSMGSCTISGGPFQEGYNVIKGAEQVIPVDIHVPGCPPRPEALIYGVAKLQERIAEGESSPVTVKPYELEQFDDLERDELVDKLASKIDEDDLVMRYDWTGST from the coding sequence ATGAGCAGTGATCGGCGGAATGTGGACGACGCACAGTCTGATGAACGGATATGCTGTGGTAGAAACACGGATGCCCGATTTAATTCTACACTTCGGGAGGTGCTTGGTTCGTCCCCGTTCATCCTGACCAAATTCGACGCGTTCATGAACTGGGTCCGGGGGTCCTCGATGTTTGTGCTGCAGTTCGGCATCGCCTGTTGTACCATCGAGATGATGGGCACTCTCGCTACGAAACACGACCTCGACCGCTTTGCTGCCGGAGTCCCTCGGGCATCACCGCGGCAGGCAGATCTGATTATCGTCCCGGGGACCATCGTTTCGAAGTTCGCGCCGCGGATGAAGCGCGTGTACGACCAGATGCCCGAGCCGAAGTTCGTCGTCTCGATGGGGTCGTGTACTATTTCCGGTGGGCCGTTTCAGGAAGGATACAACGTCATCAAAGGTGCGGAGCAAGTCATTCCGGTTGACATTCACGTCCCGGGGTGTCCGCCCCGCCCCGAAGCGCTGATCTACGGCGTCGCCAAGCTGCAGGAGCGCATCGCCGAGGGCGAGTCCTCGCCGGTGACGGTCAAGCCGTACGAACTGGAGCAGTTTGACGACCTCGAACGGGACGAACTCGTGGACAAACTCGCCAGCAAGATCGACGAGGACGACCTCGTCATGCGATACGACTGGACTGGCTCGACCTGA